The genomic region TGTATCTGATCCCGCCTTAGGAACACTACTGCATTCCGGTTCCGGTATAATCACCTGTCCACATGTGATTGCACTGGAAAAAGCGGGATTCTCAAATGTGAAGCTGTATTCCGGAAGTTGGAGAAATTGAATTAATTATTATCAGGAGAATCCAGTGGCTATCGGGGAAAAATAAAGACTAAAGAGCCCATGTTTTCGGCATACATCGTAAAAATCTTTTGAAACAATGGGTTTGAAGATATTTATATACTCCAGCATAAAAAATTCATGCTCGCCAATTCGCTCTTCATGAAGGCAGATTCGAGATACAACTTTAACGTTCTTACGTGGAGGCTGTTGTACAGATGCAGCAATGACCGCTTTGCGTCCATATTCCGAACGTTCATAATCGAAAACATCCAAACGATCAAGCTGATGTACAGTCCAATAGTTTTTTTCAACCGAACGACCGTCGTGGTAACACACCGTTGTCGGAATAAACTGGGTGTTTGTTTTCGTTTCCTCCAACAGCGTTTTAAAATGATCTGATACGTGTCTCGTTCCTGTAATCGTCTCAAAATAATCCACGTTCAGGTTGCGCACCGTAGACAGCAACTCAACCTCTGCCGTTGTCCCCTCTGGCAACGGATTCTCTATCGCCAAATAATTCATATCTAATTGGGGAGTGAAGGTCGTTCCGCCACTAATAAACCCTCTACCTGGATATTGAGATTCCAGAAAATAATAGTTCATAGAAAGAAGTCTCCTTTCCGAATTATGTGCTTTTCAAGTGTGGAGTGATCTTAAAACCGGGAGAGCCGGCAAGGTTCTAATTCATTTCTTGTGCCATCAATAATTTCACTTGCAGCCAGATGCGCAATCAGCGGTGCCAGCGTAATTGCAGAATGCATCACCGTCAGATAAAGTCCATTACTATGATCTTGGAAGCCCACGATCGGATAACCGTCTTCAGGCATGGGTCTCCATCCAACCTTTATGCTTTCCAGTTCCAGTTGATTTCCATGTTTTAGACTACGACGCAATGTGTCGAACGCTCGCTTACCGACCGCCTGCGGTCCGTTTTCCTCCGACTCGTCGATATAATCTTCCGCAGCCAGCAGCGTATAATCCGTCAGTTGACGCGCTTCAAATTGCGCATTGGAGATTAATGTGTGTATCAGTTTATTTGCAGTTTTCATCCGAATCAGAATGGAAGGTGACGACGTTACAGGCACGTGACAACCTAACGGGTTACAAAGTTCGGGTGTACCTGTTCCAGCGGCCAATACCACGACATCTGACTCCACAAAACCCTTGGACGTATGAACGCCAATCAGGCGGGAACCCTCCTGCTGCAGCTCTGTAACGTTGGTTTCGAACTGAATTCTTGCTCCATACGCTTGCGCTTTGCTCAACAACAGCTCCGTTACCGCTATAGGGTCCAGCGCACCTTCTTCGCTCACAAAAACCGCTTCATCCGGATACTTCTTCAGATTCGGTTCCAGTGCCTCAAGCTGCTCCCGGTTTAATTTTTGAGAGCCATGTTGCTCCCTTAGAGGCGGAGTGTCCCAAGTTAGCGCTCCATGCCAATGAATTTTCAGTTCAGACAACTCTTGCTGAAGTGTATGATATTCTTCCACAGCTGCATCATACAAATGCCAATATTCCGGAGCTACCCTATGCGTGGTATGTATCCAGGCAAACGATTTTTCCGTGACTTCACGCGCCGCGGCAGGGTGTCGTTCAATAACGGTGACATCTTGGTTTCGTTTGGATAGATGATAGGCCATACACGCCCCAACAATCCCTGCACCAACAATCACAATTTTTTGTTTATTCAAAACTAACTCTCCTTTGTCACCCTATCACCCCAAGGAATCCATTTTCCAAAGTTCGGAAGGGTTTGCTCCTATTTCGTTGATTAGACATTCTCCACCAACTTAACGATCTCGTCCAATTGCCCATCGACCGCCAGCGGTGTGTACATCCACCATTTGTCGTAGGATACCTTATGCACGTTTCTATTCCGAACAGCATTCAAGCTCCTCCATACTTCCGAACGACACAGTTTGCGAAAGGCGGCTTCGGCACGCGGGTTTTGCCCATTGACCATGATAAACAATCGATCCGCGTCATAATGACAGAGTTCTTCGAATGGAAGCTTTTCCGAGAAAGCGTTATGACCATTATAGTCATTAATGAATTGCTGCACGAGCGGATGAGGCTTCAATTGAAGAGAGCGGTACAGCACATGCCCCATGTTCCGGTCACCTGCCACGCGAAAGCCCGTATCATCGATCAC from Paenibacillus sp. FSL R5-0341 harbors:
- a CDS encoding DUF1629 domain-containing protein, with translation MNYYFLESQYPGRGFISGGTTFTPQLDMNYLAIENPLPEGTTAEVELLSTVRNLNVDYFETITGTRHVSDHFKTLLEETKTNTQFIPTTVCYHDGRSVEKNYWTVHQLDRLDVFDYERSEYGRKAVIAASVQQPPRKNVKVVSRICLHEERIGEHEFFMLEYINIFKPIVSKDFYDVCRKHGLFSLYFSPIATGFS
- a CDS encoding FAD-dependent oxidoreductase, with amino-acid sequence MNKQKIVIVGAGIVGACMAYHLSKRNQDVTVIERHPAAAREVTEKSFAWIHTTHRVAPEYWHLYDAAVEEYHTLQQELSELKIHWHGALTWDTPPLREQHGSQKLNREQLEALEPNLKKYPDEAVFVSEEGALDPIAVTELLLSKAQAYGARIQFETNVTELQQEGSRLIGVHTSKGFVESDVVVLAAGTGTPELCNPLGCHVPVTSSPSILIRMKTANKLIHTLISNAQFEARQLTDYTLLAAEDYIDESEENGPQAVGKRAFDTLRRSLKHGNQLELESIKVGWRPMPEDGYPIVGFQDHSNGLYLTVMHSAITLAPLIAHLAASEIIDGTRNELEPCRLSRF